TTTGGGATTAGGAAACAATCAAATCTCTGATAATAGTTACTAGATCATGAACCTCAACATGTGATCATATGGGAAAAACATAtgaactttttatgtttttccccATTCATTGCAGAAAACccacattaaaaacacagtaaaaagttatagcaaatatttttcatctagTTTTTAGTGCGCATATGACACATCACatcactgataaaaaaaattgtttcactggtagattactttatttataacatggaaaaatgtgaaataatctgccagaacTACTTCTTAATAAAACAATCTTAGAGcattatttgcttaaaataagctcctgtGTCTTGCTGAAAGTTGCatgtatgttagttttgttaTACTTTGAAtatactaagacatttgcactagaaattagaccaaaaacacttaagattatttgttttttcatttaaggaaaaaccaaaaagaaaagaaaattgtaaatcaGAAAGTTGTCTTTACGCATCATGGTCATGTTAATTTCTATaagtttacagaaataaatttacatttgtaGTTTATGctctcatttgtcttttttgcttTGACTAAATGAACTGTTAAATTATGTcaaaaattgaacaaaaaaaattaggcTTCAATGgtgtttcactgtaaaaaatcTTCATTGCTTTATTTCctttaagttatttaaaatcatCATAAGTAGATCTAAATACAACATAGTTTCACTTgtattgacatttttcaaaaaagtttgtATATAGAAATATGAAGGAAAATGTGACAATGTTGAACATAAATTCTGTTAAACAAGTGTCAAGTACATTAGCTTCAACAATTAAAAGTCACAACACATGGAAAGTAAAACAGGACTGTAATGGAGATTAAAAACGTGGAATAAAGCACATCTGAAGCAAACCAAATAGATCTTCACGTGACTTTCCTCACAGTCCACTCCGCCATTTTGAccttctttctttcattcagCTGTGACGCAGCTCCTGTTTCTGGTTTGCAAGTCCATCAAGACAAATATAAACATGAGCATTTGTTCCAGTTACAGTGTAATTATATATGCTCAGCACATTTCCAGTACAACAAAACACGTTAAGAacagatatatttatataaaattatttcttttggaGAAGTTGACATGTAAACAACTGTCTTTCTAGAGTATAAAAAAcatgtatgaatatttttggttccaattttaaaaaagattaaatctgtgttttttatttcacttttcccGTGATGTTAAACATAAATTTCCAGAAAACGCATAAATAATAGTTGGGATTTTGTCTCAACCCTGTCTTGACTTCTTGGCTCCTCTTAGACATAGTCTCTTCTGGTGTAGGAGCTTTGGGCTGTTGATCTCGGAGCGGCGGAGTACGCCATACGGCTCTGAGGCGCTACGTTGTACCTTAGTGCCTTCTCCTCCTGTGGGGGGCAACTGCAGCAGAGGAGGGCACCGCCGATCAGGAGCAGGGCTGCGGCGGCCCATCCCAGGTACAATGCCGCTCCGATCTCCATCTTCTGCCCAGATGGGACRATTGGACTGTAGAACTCCGTGACGATGGTGTGTGCAGACCAGGAAACGGGCACAATCTGCGACAGGGCTGACGCGATGAACGCCGCGCCCGAGGAGACCATCACCCTGGCTTTGACTGCCTCCTCCTCGATGCAGTTGGTACACTTGGCTCCCACCATGGAGATGAGGAGCGCCACGACACCCaggatgatggtgatgatggtgagGGCCCTGGCGGCCTGCAGGTCTTGAGGGAGGGCCAGCATAGAGTCGTAGACCTTGCACTGCATCTGGCCGGTGCTCTGAAACACACAACTCATCCACAGACCCTCCCAGTACACCTGAGCGGTGACGATGTTGTTGCCGATGAAGGCAGAGACCCTCCACATGGGCAGAGCGCAGCTGACGATGCTCAGCAACCAGCCCACCGCTGACAGGCCGATGCCAGCAAGCTCAAGTCCAAATGACGCCATTCTTTGCCTTTTCTACACGTCCTTTTCAACTCCTGAGGTCAGATTTCTCTTCTTTCCAATCTTCCTCCAAGACTTCTTTTAAAGTTCCACTTTAATCTGTCTTGGGGACTTTTCGTCCTGCAGGTTTGCTTTCTCTCAAAAAATGTCCCCAACTGCTCAGACTTCACGACAGTCTGTTGGTTCAGTCGATTCCCGATAAACTGCTGTTTGCTGGGTTATAAACCTGTTTTATTAAGCTGGCCTGTCCCTCCTATAGTAGATGACTTCACTGGTCAAACCAAGCCAATCAGGGGCCTTCTGGGCCTTTATCACCGGGTGTGTTGGTGCTGTTTTTCAGTACTTTCTTAGCTGAACCTCTCAATGGTTTAACCTTTTGCCCGTGGTAGCGCTGGGCGTGTCCGTTTTATTGCTGCCTGTAGGTAATAAATGACCAGAGTGAAGCTTTTTATGTGCCTGACGGGAGACATTTAGCAACCGTTTTGGGTGCACAAACAATCTTTATAAATTATGTGAATGTTTGACATGTTGGTATCAGTTTGAAAAAGCAAACAGGAGGGTAAATATTAAATCACACTTAATCATCCTCTGTTGTCTTTCAGATTGTATTTTGGGTTTGTTGGCTCTATAGCACATCTTTATTGCCTTGTCA
The DNA window shown above is from Poecilia reticulata strain Guanapo linkage group LG14, Guppy_female_1.0+MT, whole genome shotgun sequence and carries:
- the LOC103475623 gene encoding claudin-4-like, with translation MASFGLELAGIGLSAVGWLLSIVSCALPMWRVSAFIGNNIVTAQVYWEGLWMSCVFQSTGQMQCKVYDSMLALPQDLQAARALTIITIILGVVALLISMVGAKCTNCIEEEAVKARVMVSSGAAFIASALSQIVPVSWSAHTIVTEFYSPIVPSGQKMEIGAALYLGWAAAALLLIGGALLCCSCPPQEEKALRYNVAPQSRMAYSAAPRSTAQSSYTRRDYV